From the genome of Blautia pseudococcoides, one region includes:
- a CDS encoding DUF6669 family protein, producing the protein MKVLYKVGGTLSRDFMGQISYTVCLDRKYEELDIGFSFDKQRYTAAEVTEDVVRDLTDYCRSHYDLELPPDADPAKEIAESTKTEIHTLASLNDRFIGCIHRQLTDRHMHFSASSATEGCIPQPELEGVLKVTILVFNVLMDDTHYTLQVSAR; encoded by the coding sequence ATGAAAGTACTTTATAAGGTTGGAGGAACACTGTCAAGAGACTTTATGGGACAGATCTCCTATACCGTATGCCTGGACCGGAAATACGAAGAACTGGACATCGGGTTTTCTTTTGATAAACAGAGATACACAGCGGCGGAGGTCACAGAGGACGTGGTCAGGGACCTGACAGACTACTGCCGAAGCCATTATGACTTGGAACTGCCTCCCGATGCAGATCCGGCAAAAGAAATTGCAGAAAGTACCAAAACGGAGATTCACACACTGGCCTCTCTCAATGACCGGTTCATCGGCTGTATCCACCGGCAGCTCACTGACAGACACATGCACTTTTCAGCCTCCTCTGCCACAGAGGGCTGTATCCCTCAGCCGGAACTGGAAGGAGTTCTGAAGGTGACCATACTTGTCTTCAATGTTCTGATGGATGACACACATTATACACTGCAGGTTTCTGCCAGATAA
- a CDS encoding CehA/McbA family metallohydrolase encodes MYKRLELHNHTTESDASLTCEDLLHWMEADQVDAFGLTDHNTISGHPKMQKLLQERSLDIQCIYGMEYTTYYGHILCLNLKEYVPWETIDRRRPELLFQAIKKKNALAGIAHPFSYGYPFARGCRFEMELTDYSCVDFIEIFNNPEPLHQVNEKGLLLWEDLVLKGLPIAMTCGMDLHGRWEMGNQFATFIQGEPGGDISAELELAVRSRKTCISKGPVLEVSMTPDSRFLTFHLADTKKPGFSCPDASGYLVTLKTAADTYTTSPDGTFPIEKLNGAEYAIPKLYYKTADMENLVCVAPVLHLAGQDLPPGM; translated from the coding sequence ATGTACAAACGACTGGAATTACATAATCACACCACAGAGTCCGACGCTTCCCTCACTTGTGAAGATCTGCTTCACTGGATGGAAGCAGATCAGGTGGACGCCTTTGGCCTTACAGACCACAATACCATCTCCGGCCATCCCAAAATGCAGAAGCTGCTGCAAGAGCGCAGTTTGGACATACAGTGTATTTACGGCATGGAGTACACCACCTATTACGGACACATTCTCTGTCTGAACTTAAAAGAGTATGTGCCCTGGGAAACCATTGACCGCCGCCGCCCGGAACTGTTGTTTCAGGCCATCAAAAAAAAGAATGCCCTGGCAGGCATTGCCCATCCCTTTTCCTACGGTTACCCTTTTGCCCGGGGATGCCGCTTTGAGATGGAGCTTACAGATTACAGCTGCGTAGATTTTATTGAAATTTTCAATAACCCGGAACCGCTTCACCAGGTCAATGAAAAGGGACTGCTTCTCTGGGAAGATCTGGTGCTGAAGGGGCTGCCCATTGCCATGACCTGTGGCATGGACCTGCACGGACGCTGGGAGATGGGGAATCAGTTTGCCACCTTTATCCAGGGGGAACCGGGCGGTGATATTTCCGCGGAACTGGAACTGGCAGTCCGCAGCCGGAAAACCTGTATCTCCAAAGGGCCGGTTCTGGAGGTTTCCATGACCCCTGACAGCCGCTTCCTTACATTTCATCTGGCTGACACAAAAAAACCCGGCTTCTCCTGTCCGGATGCCTCCGGATATCTGGTAACACTCAAAACCGCTGCGGATACTTATACCACGTCCCCGGACGGAACGTTCCCCATAGAGAAACTAAATGGCGCAGAATATGCAATTCCAAAATTATACTATAAAACTGCGGATATGGAAAACCTGGTCTGTGTGGCCCCGGTTCTGCACCTTGCAGGGCAGGACCTCCCGCCGGGGATGTGA
- a CDS encoding sensor histidine kinase, whose translation MKWKGIYSHRIFTQLVVFTLLISLIPTLSITSFLFYKLENMVKTELSNSYRQMTSQYIKNIDEKLTQYQYSLDVIADNTVILEALVDETKSPYIKGEQISSEVTKSLLLDRQKEIRNCMLYSDMDEYPVYGKRASMVKEAGHEEWFLRERAVKEGSFSYISSAGNIPVLSFVKNMENVNIHNYEKKQLGFLKLDLYMELVFKPANTDHEKDSSYDVIVYSDKNELLYSSAPRKDSLLDAWLNTEDSAELLDGFTVKHENLKESSLNVLLLFDNHQLAVKQQTVRQMVLPILLGVTLLIIFWAWLYSRNFSARIGCLVQKFHKAETGDLNIYGPIAGNDEVSELDRQFSHMLKKLNTLIQKNYIRELENKEAQLKNLQLQINPHFLYNTLETISSIAAVKQVFDICDICQKLGEIFRYNLGKNYGEFVTVAQELGHVQNYIFIIKKRYGNRFEVFYNISLDTDQVMTLRFILQPIIENAILHGLVKQTTTGTLELSVWEEENCLMIRVEDDGIGMDIQKVEELNRSINVADNLTKTGRNIGIRNVNQRIKLACGDKYGITVKSTLHYGSQFDIRLPLIRKGEKTDE comes from the coding sequence ATGAAATGGAAAGGTATTTATTCGCACCGCATCTTTACGCAGCTTGTTGTCTTTACTCTTTTGATCAGTCTGATCCCCACCTTGTCCATCACCAGTTTTCTGTTCTACAAGCTGGAGAACATGGTCAAGACCGAGCTTTCCAATTCCTATCGGCAGATGACCTCTCAGTACATAAAAAATATTGATGAAAAACTGACCCAGTACCAATACAGCCTGGACGTGATCGCCGACAATACGGTGATCCTGGAAGCTCTGGTGGATGAGACAAAAAGTCCTTATATTAAAGGAGAACAGATCAGCAGTGAGGTCACAAAGTCCCTGCTCCTGGACCGTCAGAAAGAGATCCGCAATTGTATGCTCTACTCTGATATGGATGAGTACCCCGTATACGGAAAACGGGCTTCCATGGTCAAGGAGGCCGGACACGAGGAATGGTTTCTGCGGGAACGCGCTGTGAAGGAAGGCAGCTTCAGCTATATCTCCAGTGCAGGCAATATTCCTGTTCTCTCCTTCGTTAAAAACATGGAAAATGTCAATATCCATAACTATGAAAAAAAACAGCTGGGTTTTCTAAAGCTGGACCTATACATGGAGCTGGTCTTCAAGCCTGCCAACACAGACCATGAGAAGGATTCCTCCTATGATGTCATTGTCTACAGTGACAAAAATGAACTCCTGTATTCCTCAGCACCCCGAAAGGATTCCCTGCTGGACGCATGGCTTAATACGGAAGACTCCGCAGAACTGCTTGACGGCTTTACCGTCAAACATGAGAATCTGAAGGAAAGTTCCCTGAACGTCCTGCTTTTGTTTGACAATCATCAGCTGGCTGTCAAGCAGCAGACCGTAAGGCAGATGGTTCTGCCCATCCTTCTTGGTGTCACTCTGCTCATTATATTCTGGGCCTGGCTCTACAGCCGGAACTTCTCAGCCAGGATCGGATGTCTGGTCCAAAAATTCCACAAGGCCGAGACTGGTGACCTGAATATCTACGGGCCTATCGCAGGCAATGATGAAGTGTCAGAGCTGGACCGCCAGTTTTCTCACATGCTTAAGAAGCTGAATACCCTGATCCAAAAAAATTATATCCGGGAGCTGGAGAACAAAGAAGCCCAGCTAAAAAATCTGCAGCTTCAGATCAATCCTCATTTTCTCTACAACACCCTGGAAACCATCAGCTCTATAGCCGCGGTAAAACAGGTATTTGATATCTGCGATATCTGTCAGAAACTGGGGGAGATCTTCCGCTATAACCTGGGGAAAAATTACGGAGAATTTGTGACTGTGGCACAGGAACTGGGCCATGTACAGAATTATATCTTTATTATCAAAAAGCGATATGGAAATCGGTTTGAGGTATTCTACAATATCTCCCTGGACACAGACCAAGTCATGACACTCCGCTTCATCCTGCAGCCCATCATTGAGAATGCAATTCTTCACGGTCTGGTCAAACAGACCACCACAGGCACGCTGGAGCTCTCCGTCTGGGAGGAGGAGAACTGTCTGATGATACGTGTGGAGGACGACGGGATCGGCATGGATATCCAGAAAGTGGAGGAACTGAACCGCTCCATAAACGTAGCGGACAACCTGACCAAAACAGGACGGAACATTGGTATCCGCAATGTGAACCAGAGGATCAAACTCGCCTGCGGGGACAAGTACGGCATCACCGTAAAAAGCACTCTTCACTATGGCAGCCAGTTCGATATAAGGCTGCCCCTCATTCGGAAAGGAGAAAAAACGGATGAATAG
- a CDS encoding helix-turn-helix domain-containing protein, producing the protein MNRNLLIADDEELIRKGLIARLSYLGFEFGQIMEAESGSEALEAVSQNAISIVITDIKMPDMDGLAFIREAKKRSPHLRFMVLSGYAEFEYAKTALSLGASAYLLKPLSNKDLKEELDKLLMQVEVDTRIRRDITSRKKLEEENIAYTLEKEVNALLHEPAEETSATDKYPAFYQKISPAPGKRLLLGIINIEEKSCENHFSKGDTELIRFAVKNVFDEISSPGKVLLVNSIIHKHQMYAVFEGSSSESSVLRREVEQFFLEMRTVLEKQMGIYLTMGTSSQTRRFSAGMLGEAESALRQRTIYGDGNLYFYEDNTVFSGKSFPASELYFLEQYLVQGNINGIHKLLSELFSEGMLLNCGVSYIRILWVRILNLLLKYYEPEIRQYIGVEDLLHNFRVLDELCLPEKTHRYISEIVTDCISKRGMQDASSKDKILLAAQYIKKHYNENLAINSLAELYNMSPNYFSSVFKKELNQSAVNYITEVRMEKAREYLKDTDLSVIEIAERVGYEDSQYFFRVFKRTAGVTPLQFRQQHRLNMSM; encoded by the coding sequence ATGAATAGGAACCTGCTGATCGCAGATGACGAAGAACTCATTAGAAAAGGCCTGATCGCCCGTCTCAGCTATCTGGGATTTGAATTCGGCCAGATCATGGAGGCAGAAAGCGGCTCTGAAGCGCTGGAGGCTGTCAGTCAGAATGCCATATCCATTGTCATCACGGATATCAAGATGCCTGATATGGACGGACTGGCTTTTATCCGTGAGGCCAAGAAACGCTCTCCCCATCTGCGCTTCATGGTGTTAAGCGGTTACGCCGAGTTTGAATATGCCAAAACTGCGTTAAGTCTGGGGGCCAGCGCGTATCTGCTGAAGCCCCTGTCCAACAAGGATTTAAAGGAAGAGCTGGACAAACTGCTCATGCAGGTGGAGGTGGATACAAGAATACGCCGGGACATTACTTCCAGGAAAAAACTGGAGGAGGAGAATATTGCGTACACCCTGGAAAAGGAAGTCAATGCCCTCCTCCACGAGCCGGCAGAGGAAACTTCAGCAACAGATAAATATCCCGCATTCTATCAAAAGATTTCCCCCGCCCCTGGAAAACGCCTCCTCCTGGGGATCATCAACATTGAAGAAAAAAGCTGTGAGAATCATTTCAGTAAAGGCGACACGGAACTGATCCGGTTTGCAGTCAAAAATGTGTTTGACGAGATCAGTTCCCCCGGCAAGGTCCTTCTGGTCAACAGCATTATCCACAAACATCAGATGTATGCTGTCTTTGAGGGCAGCAGCAGTGAATCCTCCGTTCTCCGCCGGGAGGTGGAGCAGTTCTTCCTGGAGATGCGGACAGTTCTGGAGAAACAGATGGGTATTTATCTGACCATGGGCACCAGCAGCCAGACCCGCAGGTTCTCTGCCGGCATGTTAGGGGAGGCGGAATCCGCACTGCGCCAGCGTACCATCTACGGTGATGGCAATCTCTATTTCTATGAGGACAACACGGTTTTTTCCGGAAAATCCTTCCCTGCATCCGAGCTGTACTTCCTGGAACAATATCTGGTCCAGGGCAATATCAACGGCATTCACAAGCTCCTGTCCGAATTGTTCTCCGAGGGAATGCTCCTAAACTGCGGGGTTTCCTACATCAGGATCTTGTGGGTGCGTATCCTGAACCTCCTCTTAAAATATTATGAGCCGGAGATACGCCAATACATCGGCGTTGAAGACCTTCTGCACAACTTCCGGGTTCTGGATGAACTCTGCCTTCCAGAAAAAACACACCGTTATATTTCGGAGATCGTCACTGACTGTATCAGCAAGCGGGGTATGCAGGATGCCAGTTCCAAAGATAAGATACTTCTGGCAGCACAATATATTAAAAAACATTATAACGAAAACCTGGCCATAAACAGTCTGGCAGAACTCTACAACATGAGTCCCAACTACTTCTCCTCTGTCTTCAAGAAGGAACTGAACCAGTCCGCAGTAAACTATATCACAGAAGTCCGTATGGAAAAAGCCAGGGAATATCTCAAAGATACTGACCTGAGTGTGATCGAGATTGCAGAAAGGGTGGGATATGAGGACAGTCAATACTTTTTCCGGGTCTTTAAAAGGACAGCCGGGGTCACACCCCTTCAGTTCCGCCAGCAGCACAGGCTCAATATGTCTATGTAG